Proteins found in one Mucilaginibacter gracilis genomic segment:
- a CDS encoding aminotransferase class III-fold pyridoxal phosphate-dependent enzyme, with product MPNTVKFNTDYPVIEKSNELYERALKVQAPVTQTLAKGPGQWTKGVAPKYIQKGLGSHVWDVDGNEYIDFNAAIGPISLGYAYPAVDEAIKKQLEEGITFSLMHPLEVEFSELIQSIIPNAEAVKISKTGADVCSAAIRVARAFTGRETIFCCGYHGWHDWYIGVTSRNAGIPESIQNMTYTFDYNNIESIKEALDETVAALILEPFIFEAPKPGFLKELAEVCKANGTLLIFDEMWTGFRIAIGGAQEYFDVKPDLAVYSKACANGMPIAILTGRWDVMELFNSEVFSYTTFGGETLSLAASIATIKELQDKNVPQYLDEKGAIMKDGYNTIAIETGMDKYTKCVGYNCRSMVTFTPDAGNGLEVKALMQQEMIKRGVLWAGFHNMCFSHSNEDLAYTLSAYRDVMPIMKEAIESGNVKSYLKGEVLEAVFRKVSDYNIKPKKATV from the coding sequence ATGCCAAATACTGTAAAATTTAATACCGATTATCCGGTTATCGAAAAATCAAACGAACTGTATGAGCGTGCGCTTAAAGTGCAGGCCCCGGTTACCCAAACCTTAGCCAAAGGCCCCGGCCAGTGGACAAAAGGCGTGGCCCCAAAATACATTCAAAAAGGTTTAGGCTCACATGTTTGGGATGTTGACGGTAACGAATACATTGATTTTAACGCCGCTATTGGCCCTATATCTTTGGGTTATGCATACCCCGCTGTTGATGAAGCCATTAAAAAGCAATTAGAAGAAGGTATTACCTTTTCGCTGATGCACCCTTTGGAGGTTGAGTTTTCTGAGTTGATCCAATCTATCATCCCAAATGCTGAGGCTGTAAAAATATCAAAAACAGGTGCCGACGTTTGTTCGGCAGCCATCCGCGTGGCGCGTGCGTTTACAGGCCGCGAAACTATTTTTTGCTGCGGTTACCACGGCTGGCACGATTGGTATATAGGCGTTACCAGCCGTAATGCAGGTATACCCGAAAGCATCCAAAACATGACTTACACTTTTGATTATAACAATATCGAAAGCATAAAAGAAGCTTTGGACGAAACCGTTGCCGCTTTAATATTAGAACCTTTTATTTTTGAAGCACCTAAGCCAGGCTTTTTAAAAGAGCTTGCCGAAGTTTGTAAAGCAAACGGAACGCTTTTAATATTTGATGAAATGTGGACAGGTTTCCGCATAGCCATAGGCGGCGCGCAAGAATATTTTGATGTAAAGCCCGATTTGGCTGTGTACTCAAAAGCTTGTGCTAATGGTATGCCAATCGCTATCCTTACAGGCCGTTGGGATGTGATGGAGCTTTTCAATTCGGAAGTGTTTAGCTATACTACTTTTGGTGGCGAAACATTATCGTTAGCGGCATCCATAGCAACTATTAAAGAATTGCAAGACAAAAACGTTCCGCAATATCTCGACGAAAAAGGTGCTATTATGAAAGATGGTTACAATACCATTGCTATTGAAACCGGGATGGACAAATACACTAAATGCGTTGGTTACAACTGCCGCAGCATGGTAACCTTTACGCCCGATGCCGGAAACGGATTAGAAGTAAAAGCCTTAATGCAGCAGGAAATGATAAAACGCGGTGTGCTTTGGGCTGGTTTCCATAACATGTGTTTTAGCCACAGCAACGAAGATTTGGCCTATACCTTATCTGCTTACCGCGATGTAATGCCGATAATGAAGGAAGCCATTGAAAGCGGAAATGTAAAAAGTTACCTGAAGGGCGAAGTGCTTGAAGCCGTTTTCCGTAAGGTGAGCGATTATAACATTAAACCTAAAAAAGCAACCGTTTAA
- a CDS encoding SDR family oxidoreductase, whose protein sequence is MDLFSLKDKTAVVTGALGLIGKKHCEALAHAGANVVVADVNEEYSKMFAAELGAQHLGLGVNVTSQESLKAARDKIVAKYGSIDVLVNNAAINDMFENPAMAKDLSAFENYPLDAFQKSLDVNVTGVFLCSQILGTVMAEQGSGSIINVASTYGMVGPDQSIYKNSCGEQTFFKSAAYPVTKGAVINFTRFLAAYWGNKGVRVNTLSPGGVENSQDEFFVGNYSSKTLLGRMAKADDYQGALVFLASDASAYMTGANLVVDGGWTAI, encoded by the coding sequence ATGGATTTGTTTTCACTAAAAGATAAAACTGCCGTTGTTACCGGTGCTTTGGGCCTGATAGGTAAAAAGCATTGCGAAGCTTTGGCACACGCCGGTGCTAATGTTGTTGTTGCCGACGTAAATGAAGAATATTCAAAAATGTTTGCTGCCGAACTGGGCGCACAGCATTTAGGTTTGGGTGTTAACGTTACCAGCCAGGAATCGTTAAAAGCTGCCCGCGATAAAATTGTAGCCAAATATGGCTCGATAGATGTGTTGGTTAACAATGCCGCTATTAACGATATGTTCGAAAACCCGGCAATGGCTAAAGATCTTTCGGCATTTGAAAATTATCCTTTGGATGCTTTTCAAAAATCATTGGATGTTAACGTTACCGGCGTGTTTTTATGCTCGCAAATATTAGGCACCGTAATGGCCGAGCAAGGTAGCGGCAGCATTATTAACGTAGCCTCAACCTATGGTATGGTTGGTCCCGATCAAAGCATTTATAAAAATAGCTGTGGCGAACAAACCTTTTTTAAATCGGCAGCATATCCGGTTACTAAGGGTGCAGTTATCAATTTTACACGTTTTTTAGCGGCCTATTGGGGCAATAAGGGTGTAAGGGTAAATACCTTGTCGCCAGGCGGTGTTGAGAATAGCCAGGATGAGTTTTTTGTTGGCAATTATTCGTCAAAAACCTTACTTGGCCGTATGGCAAAAGCCGATGATTACCAGGGAGCATTAGTGTTTTTAGCCAGCGATGCCTCGGCATACATGACGGGGGCTAATTTAGTTGTTGACGGAGGCTGGACGGCTATTTAG
- a CDS encoding KdsC family phosphatase, which yields MTNELMTTELKAKAEKIKMLITDCDGVLTDAGVYYGEAGEVLKKFNIRDGMGVERLRNLAGIETGIITGELSPSVAKRAEKLKITQLYLGIKDKPAVLRHILSSLQLEAWQIAYIGDDANDLEIMAMVGFTATPADGLYFVKDKVDYICQANGGNGCFREFAELIISVQSNSNKN from the coding sequence ATGACTAATGAACTAATGACTACTGAACTAAAGGCTAAAGCCGAAAAAATAAAAATGCTGATAACCGATTGCGATGGTGTACTAACCGATGCAGGCGTTTATTATGGCGAAGCGGGTGAAGTGCTCAAAAAATTTAACATCCGCGATGGGATGGGAGTGGAGCGGTTACGCAATTTAGCAGGCATAGAAACAGGTATTATTACCGGCGAACTTTCGCCCTCAGTGGCTAAACGTGCCGAAAAATTAAAAATAACCCAACTGTATTTGGGTATTAAAGATAAACCTGCAGTGTTGCGCCATATTTTGAGCAGTTTGCAACTGGAAGCGTGGCAGATAGCCTATATAGGCGATGATGCCAACGATTTAGAAATTATGGCTATGGTTGGTTTTACCGCAACCCCTGCCGATGGTTTGTATTTTGTAAAAGATAAGGTAGATTATATATGCCAGGCCAATGGTGGCAATGGATGTTTTAGAGAATTTGCCGAGTTAATAATTTCGGTTCAATCAAATAGTAATAAAAACTAA
- a CDS encoding N-acetylneuraminate synthase family protein produces MSKVISLNTGRKIGAGEPCYIIAEIGINHNGSLDIAKKLIDEAAAAHVDAVKFQKRTPEICVPKDQWEIMRDTPWGRMSYIDYKRKTEFGFDEYSAIDAYCKKLGIDWFVSVWDVDSVDFMEQFDTPVYKLASASLTDFPLIEKILATGRPLMLSSGMSTMQEIEDAMKLVYDFDPNYPLMMAHSTSAYPCKPEELNLKMIPTLAAKYPEAPIGYSGHETGLATTLAAAVMGATFVERHFTLDRAMWGSDHAASVEPQGFQRMVRDIRDVESALGDGVKKVYESEIGPMKRLRVNINTPSEVK; encoded by the coding sequence ATGAGTAAAGTTATCAGTTTAAATACCGGTCGTAAAATTGGAGCCGGAGAGCCATGTTATATTATTGCCGAAATTGGCATTAACCACAATGGTTCGCTTGATATTGCAAAAAAATTAATTGACGAAGCCGCTGCTGCACACGTAGATGCCGTTAAGTTTCAAAAGCGCACACCCGAAATATGCGTGCCTAAAGATCAGTGGGAAATTATGCGGGATACCCCTTGGGGCCGCATGAGCTATATTGATTACAAACGTAAAACCGAGTTTGGTTTTGACGAATACAGTGCCATTGATGCTTATTGCAAAAAATTAGGTATTGATTGGTTTGTATCGGTATGGGATGTTGATTCGGTTGATTTTATGGAACAGTTTGACACCCCGGTTTATAAACTGGCTTCGGCATCATTAACAGATTTTCCGCTGATAGAGAAAATATTAGCCACCGGTCGTCCGTTAATGTTATCTTCAGGTATGTCAACCATGCAGGAGATAGAAGACGCCATGAAACTGGTTTATGATTTCGATCCTAATTACCCTTTAATGATGGCTCATTCTACTTCGGCGTACCCATGTAAACCCGAAGAATTGAACCTGAAAATGATCCCAACGCTGGCGGCAAAATATCCGGAAGCACCTATAGGCTATTCGGGCCACGAAACAGGTTTGGCAACTACATTGGCTGCTGCCGTGATGGGCGCTACCTTTGTTGAACGCCACTTTACACTTGACAGGGCCATGTGGGGATCTGACCATGCAGCTTCAGTTGAGCCGCAAGGTTTTCAACGTATGGTGCGCGATATTCGTGATGTTGAAAGCGCACTAGGCGATGGTGTGAAAAAAGTGTACGAAAGTGAAATTGGCCCGATGAAACGCCTTCGTGTTAACATCAACACGCCAAGTGAAGTAAAGTAA
- a CDS encoding sterol desaturase family protein, which translates to MTGPDEHLQHVTVVTSIILFCWIGVMIAWERISPYRKGLPFFRDGFWVDLVWYTLIQSFFLKILIFDYIIAPMQQHVHWDGVQAFQAWPVWLQVVFFVVTHDLYIYLFHRFQHYSKFFWRTHEAHHSGKHVDFMAGSRSHAVEIIINQTVEFAPIIILLGPNSVVVPIKAMLDAVQGMFIHANINVRLGKLKYIINSPTLHQWHHANYQEVFHANFSTKFAIWDYLFGTVYDPGFKPGNEPENWGLHYDFPKDYFLQHAFSIKRFDENKLLKYKWFRHYYNLRPNIIKFFKLQFTSKQKAGTSKTGVVKNNDYAVQTELQDV; encoded by the coding sequence ATGACTGGTCCAGACGAACATTTGCAGCACGTAACCGTAGTAACTTCCATCATTTTATTTTGTTGGATAGGAGTTATGATAGCATGGGAGCGCATTTCTCCTTACCGTAAAGGTTTGCCATTTTTTCGCGATGGTTTTTGGGTCGACTTGGTTTGGTACACCCTTATTCAAAGCTTTTTTTTAAAGATATTGATCTTTGATTACATTATAGCACCCATGCAGCAACACGTGCATTGGGATGGGGTACAAGCGTTTCAAGCCTGGCCTGTTTGGTTACAGGTTGTTTTTTTTGTAGTTACTCACGATTTATATATTTATCTCTTCCACCGCTTTCAGCATTATAGTAAGTTTTTTTGGCGCACGCACGAGGCACACCATTCGGGCAAGCATGTCGATTTTATGGCTGGCTCCCGTTCGCACGCCGTCGAGATCATCATTAACCAAACCGTTGAGTTTGCCCCCATTATTATATTGCTTGGGCCAAATTCGGTAGTGGTGCCTATTAAGGCTATGTTAGATGCCGTGCAAGGTATGTTTATACATGCCAATATCAACGTTAGGTTGGGTAAGTTAAAGTATATCATCAACAGCCCCACACTGCACCAGTGGCACCATGCTAATTACCAGGAGGTTTTTCATGCTAATTTTTCTACCAAGTTTGCCATTTGGGATTATTTGTTCGGCACCGTTTACGATCCCGGTTTTAAACCCGGCAACGAACCCGAAAACTGGGGCTTGCACTATGATTTCCCAAAAGATTACTTTTTGCAACACGCTTTTTCAATAAAACGTTTTGATGAAAATAAGTTGTTAAAATATAAATGGTTTAGGCATTATTATAACCTAAGGCCCAATATTATTAAATTTTTTAAACTGCAGTTTACCTCAAAACAAAAAGCCGGTACAAGCAAAACAGGAGTTGTGAAAAATAATGACTATGCTGTTCAAACAGAATTGCAAGATGTTTAA